Proteins encoded in a region of the Streptomyces sp. NBC_01298 genome:
- a CDS encoding uridine kinase family protein, translating to METQPSLSSLWPLAREILAVPPSLGPVRLVGIDGHAGSGKTTFAGALAEALGGVPVLRLDDVATHEELFGWVGRLRAQVLEPLAAGRAAHWAPYDWVERRFGPERVLEPGPVLLVEGVGAGRRALRPHLARLLWMETPRAKSWGRGRDRDGRELSDFWDGWERAELAHFSDDPSRPFADTLVRQSSTGYEWTSGAAGAAETGVKVTEGDGVPQA from the coding sequence GTGGAGACTCAGCCGTCACTTTCGTCACTCTGGCCGCTCGCGCGCGAGATCCTCGCCGTGCCGCCCTCCCTCGGACCCGTCCGCCTCGTCGGGATCGACGGGCACGCCGGGTCCGGGAAGACCACCTTCGCCGGGGCGCTCGCCGAGGCGCTGGGTGGGGTTCCCGTGCTGCGGCTGGACGATGTGGCCACCCATGAGGAGCTGTTCGGCTGGGTGGGGCGGCTGCGCGCGCAGGTGCTGGAGCCGCTCGCCGCGGGGCGGGCCGCGCACTGGGCTCCGTACGACTGGGTCGAGCGGCGGTTCGGTCCGGAACGGGTGCTGGAGCCCGGTCCGGTGCTGTTGGTCGAGGGGGTAGGTGCCGGACGGCGCGCCCTGCGCCCGCACCTGGCGCGGCTGCTGTGGATGGAGACCCCGCGTGCGAAGTCCTGGGGGCGCGGGCGCGACCGGGACGGGCGCGAACTGTCCGACTTCTGGGACGGATGGGAGCGCGCGGAGCTCGCGCACTTCTCGGATGACCCTTCGCGCCCCTTCGCGGACACCCTGGTGCGACAGAGCAGTACGGGATACGAGTGGACTTCCGGGGCTGCCGGGGCGGCGGAAACCGGCGTGAAAGTGACTGAGGGTGACGGGGTGCCCCAGGCCTGA
- a CDS encoding peptidase C39 family protein, with protein MTAPTPRRALLAVVLAAATAATVPGGGGRAAAAEPKPAPGGPGQDTPAPAPEGAAAGAARKTVDNRFWYSYAHWTAGLHQGTTAIGGARPGLEIKTPTGRREYADPHTGKKSTWEYATWTSPVHASTVPATEAIASWNARTPAGTWIQIELRGTYTDGAATPWYVMGRWAAGDGDIRRTSVDGQTDGKSTVWTDTLAVDAPASGLRIKDWRLRLTLYRKPGASRGPTVWLAGAMASDVPDRFSVPATAASGGAHELKVPRYSQETHAGQYPEYDNGGEAWCSPTSSQMIIEFWGRRASATSVAWVKKDYADPQVCHAARSTYDAAYKGCGNWPFNAAYAATYRQLAGVVTRLGSLADLETLVRAGVPVITSQSFTAEELPGAGYGTAGHLMTVIGFTASGDVIANDPNSADNTAVRRVYRRRQFENNWLRTKRHNAAGKVVSGTGGVCYLYGPIRPNPAQVLALRAVGVL; from the coding sequence ATGACCGCACCCACACCCCGCCGCGCCCTGCTGGCCGTGGTCCTCGCGGCCGCGACCGCCGCCACCGTCCCCGGCGGTGGCGGCCGAGCCGCCGCGGCGGAGCCGAAGCCCGCCCCCGGGGGGCCGGGACAGGACACCCCGGCCCCGGCCCCGGAGGGGGCCGCCGCCGGAGCCGCCCGCAAGACGGTGGACAACCGGTTCTGGTACTCGTACGCCCACTGGACCGCCGGCCTCCACCAGGGCACCACCGCCATCGGCGGCGCCCGCCCGGGCCTGGAGATCAAGACCCCGACGGGCCGCAGGGAGTACGCCGACCCGCACACCGGCAAGAAGAGCACCTGGGAGTACGCCACCTGGACCTCCCCGGTCCACGCCTCCACCGTGCCCGCCACCGAGGCCATCGCCTCCTGGAACGCCCGCACCCCGGCCGGCACCTGGATCCAGATCGAGCTGCGCGGCACCTACACCGACGGCGCCGCCACCCCCTGGTACGTGATGGGCCGCTGGGCCGCCGGCGACGGGGACATCCGGCGCACCTCCGTGGACGGGCAGACCGACGGCAAGTCCACCGTCTGGACCGACACCCTCGCCGTGGACGCCCCCGCGAGCGGGCTGCGGATCAAGGACTGGCGGCTGCGCCTGACCCTGTACCGCAAGCCCGGCGCGAGCCGCGGCCCCACGGTGTGGCTGGCCGGCGCCATGGCCTCGGACGTCCCGGACCGGTTCTCGGTCCCGGCGACCGCCGCCTCCGGCGGGGCCCACGAGCTGAAGGTGCCGAGGTACTCGCAGGAGACGCACGCCGGCCAGTACCCCGAGTACGACAACGGCGGCGAGGCCTGGTGCAGCCCCACCTCCTCGCAGATGATCATCGAGTTCTGGGGCCGCAGGGCCAGCGCCACGTCCGTGGCCTGGGTCAAGAAGGACTACGCGGACCCGCAGGTCTGCCACGCCGCCCGCTCCACCTACGACGCCGCGTACAAGGGCTGCGGCAACTGGCCCTTCAACGCCGCCTACGCCGCCACCTACCGCCAGCTCGCGGGGGTCGTCACCCGCCTCGGTTCGCTGGCCGACCTGGAGACCCTGGTCCGGGCCGGCGTTCCGGTCATCACCTCCCAGTCCTTCACGGCCGAGGAGCTCCCGGGCGCGGGCTACGGCACGGCCGGCCACCTGATGACCGTCATCGGCTTCACCGCCTCGGGCGACGTGATCGCCAACGACCCGAACTCGGCCGACAACACCGCCGTGCGCCGCGTCTACCGGCGCAGGCAGTTCGAGAACAACTGGCTGCGGACCAAGCGCCACAACGCGGCGGGCAAGGTCGTCTCCGGCACCGGAGGCGTCTGCTACCTCTACGGTCCGATCCGGCCGAACCCGGCTCAGGTCCTCGCGCTGCGGGCGGTCGGGGTGCTCTGA
- a CDS encoding SPW repeat protein, which produces MTTQPRIEHHPDLAEMRSRFERVTSTPSAQIVEALALMTGLYIAASPWIAGFSGLSSLAINNLIAGLAYCLCMSGLGSAYERTHAMAWTAVGLAAWTIVAPFVISGDVSTTRTVWSNVLAGGIALCLALAMAGMAGRDRTTMAGRGRTT; this is translated from the coding sequence ATGACCACCCAACCGAGAATCGAACACCACCCCGACCTCGCTGAGATGCGCTCGCGGTTCGAGCGGGTCACCAGCACTCCGAGTGCCCAGATCGTCGAGGCGCTGGCCCTGATGACGGGCCTCTACATCGCCGCCTCGCCGTGGATCGCCGGATTCAGCGGGCTCAGCTCGCTGGCGATCAACAACCTGATCGCGGGCCTGGCGTACTGCCTGTGCATGAGCGGACTCGGCTCCGCTTATGAGCGCACCCACGCCATGGCCTGGACGGCGGTCGGTCTCGCCGCCTGGACGATCGTCGCGCCCTTCGTCATCTCCGGCGACGTCAGCACCACCCGCACGGTGTGGAGCAACGTCCTCGCCGGCGGTATCGCCCTGTGCCTGGCCCTGGCCATGGCGGGCATGGCGGGCCGCGACCGCACCACCATGGCGGGACGTGGCCGCACCACCTGA
- a CDS encoding SCO1431 family membrane protein — MTAHSAALTARARNLVRTGGPEDDSSSWLEHVLGWTLVVVVAMFVTQVGWFF; from the coding sequence ATGACCGCACACAGCGCCGCCCTGACCGCCCGCGCCCGCAACCTGGTCCGCACCGGCGGACCGGAGGACGATTCCTCCTCCTGGCTGGAGCACGTGCTCGGCTGGACCCTGGTCGTCGTCGTGGCCATGTTCGTCACCCAGGTCGGCTGGTTCTTCTAA
- a CDS encoding DUF6114 domain-containing protein, with protein MLLGLRGPAGPGSGWLERRLPLPGPRRRLRTWRRTRPFWGGLLVILGGTELLLVPLSPLTVLVSLGLGGIAAIGIGLALIAAGLFLWLLPQTRAYVSIHALLLSVVSFVATNLGGFLVGMLLGIAGSALAFGWTPVPDPEAGEEGPYIPSLDGSGPRTLAAALPVVLLASLVAGTGEARAASAGPPMAARTPPTVTTSLFAPQGFAFAGVTQVPTVDGPLKVLVLRMRAATLTDYELHSRDGREEYGLAAKRLDLSGEVTLYLTRFSGCIGGLLCVTFSPDGLPAPPVIPPFAFMTRVSAEQALVTSDVIRTDDLRLVAS; from the coding sequence GTGCTTCTAGGCCTGCGCGGGCCCGCGGGGCCGGGCAGCGGATGGCTGGAACGCCGCCTCCCGCTGCCCGGCCCCCGGCGGCGGCTGCGCACCTGGCGCCGCACCCGCCCCTTCTGGGGCGGGCTGCTGGTGATCCTGGGCGGGACCGAGCTGCTGCTGGTCCCGCTCTCCCCGCTCACCGTGCTGGTCAGCCTGGGCCTCGGCGGAATCGCGGCCATCGGGATCGGCCTCGCGCTGATCGCCGCCGGCCTGTTCCTGTGGCTCCTGCCGCAGACCCGGGCCTACGTCTCGATCCACGCCCTGCTGCTCTCGGTGGTGTCCTTCGTGGCGACCAACCTCGGGGGCTTCCTCGTCGGGATGCTGCTCGGCATCGCGGGGAGCGCGCTGGCCTTCGGCTGGACCCCGGTGCCCGATCCGGAGGCGGGCGAGGAGGGCCCGTACATCCCGAGCCTGGACGGCAGCGGCCCGCGCACGCTGGCCGCCGCGCTGCCGGTGGTGCTGCTCGCCTCGCTGGTGGCGGGCACCGGGGAGGCGAGGGCCGCCTCGGCCGGCCCGCCGATGGCCGCGCGCACTCCCCCGACCGTGACCACCTCGCTCTTCGCCCCGCAGGGGTTCGCCTTCGCGGGGGTCACGCAGGTGCCCACGGTGGACGGCCCGCTGAAGGTGCTGGTGCTGCGGATGCGGGCCGCCACGCTGACCGACTACGAACTGCACAGCCGGGACGGCCGCGAGGAGTACGGGCTCGCCGCCAAGCGGCTCGACCTGAGCGGCGAGGTGACCTTGTACCTGACGAGGTTCAGCGGGTGCATCGGGGGCCTGCTGTGCGTGACCTTCAGTCCGGACGGGCTGCCCGCTCCCCCGGTCATCCCGCCGTTCGCCTTCATGACCCGGGTGAGCGCGGAGCAGGCGCTCGTCACCTCCGACGTGATCAGGACCGACGACCTGCGGCTGGTGGCCTCGTGA
- a CDS encoding DUF6230 family protein, with product MPAVVAVGAMAMVMAQGALAASFAVSGTSFQVSSSKLSSKGLSSYVQTDRSVDGKGHPVALLGIGEATLTDICQAAEVDTPVGKVIFKLTAGGPAGNVTASNLVIDGEDLAGDAVFGTAQIGRDASTLDQVGGIKGEAGKFGLQAGDIEVVDVKSHAWSATGGNFHLKGLKLNVSLDGKKCF from the coding sequence ATGCCCGCGGTCGTCGCGGTCGGAGCGATGGCGATGGTCATGGCGCAGGGCGCGCTCGCCGCCTCCTTCGCCGTCTCGGGGACCAGTTTCCAAGTCTCCTCGTCCAAGCTGAGCAGCAAGGGCCTGTCCTCCTACGTGCAGACGGACCGCTCCGTCGACGGCAAGGGGCATCCCGTCGCACTGCTCGGCATCGGCGAGGCCACCCTCACCGACATCTGCCAGGCCGCCGAGGTGGACACCCCGGTGGGCAAGGTGATCTTCAAGCTGACCGCCGGCGGCCCGGCCGGCAACGTCACCGCCAGCAATCTCGTCATCGACGGCGAGGACCTGGCCGGCGACGCCGTCTTCGGGACGGCCCAGATCGGCCGCGACGCCTCCACCCTCGACCAGGTCGGCGGGATCAAGGGCGAGGCCGGCAAGTTCGGGCTCCAAGCCGGGGACATCGAGGTCGTGGACGTGAAGTCGCACGCCTGGTCGGCGACCGGCGGCAACTTCCACCTCAAGGGCCTGAAGCTGAACGTCAGCCTGGACGGCAAGAAGTGCTTCTAG
- a CDS encoding acyl-CoA dehydrogenase family protein — MTDRAPQVDRSLPTEESRDLLALVREIAQREIRPRAAEEEDTGRFPREVFALLSEAGLLGLPYAGEFGGGDQPYEVYLQVLEELAAARLTVGLGVSVHSLACHGLAGYGTKEQRGAHLPAMLGGGLLGAYCLSEPSSGSDAASLTTKAVRDGEDWLISGTKAWITHGGVADFYTVLARTGVDGPKGITAFLVPGDAQGLTAAVPEKKMGMKGSPTAQLHFDGVRVPDSRRIGEEGQGFTIALAALDAGRLGIAACAIGVAQAALDEALAYALDRKQFGHPIADFQGLRFMLADMATKIEAGRALYLAAARLRDAGKPFSRQAAMAKLFCTDAAMAVTTDAVQVLGGYGYTADFPVERLMREAKVLQIVEGTNQIQRMVIARHLAGPESR; from the coding sequence ATGACCGACCGCGCGCCGCAGGTGGACCGATCGCTGCCCACCGAGGAGTCCCGAGACCTGCTCGCGCTCGTGCGCGAGATCGCGCAGCGGGAGATCCGCCCCCGGGCCGCCGAGGAGGAGGACACCGGCCGCTTCCCCCGCGAGGTCTTCGCGCTGCTCTCCGAGGCCGGACTGCTCGGGCTTCCGTACGCCGGCGAGTTCGGCGGCGGCGACCAGCCGTACGAGGTCTACCTCCAGGTGCTGGAGGAGCTGGCCGCGGCCCGCCTGACCGTCGGTCTCGGTGTCAGCGTGCACTCGCTGGCCTGTCACGGCCTGGCCGGCTACGGAACCAAGGAGCAGCGGGGCGCCCACCTGCCCGCCATGCTCGGCGGCGGACTGCTCGGCGCGTACTGCCTCTCCGAGCCGTCCTCGGGCTCCGACGCGGCCTCCCTGACCACCAAGGCGGTCCGCGACGGCGAAGACTGGCTGATCAGCGGCACCAAGGCCTGGATCACCCACGGCGGCGTCGCCGACTTCTACACGGTGCTGGCCCGCACGGGCGTGGACGGCCCGAAGGGCATCACGGCCTTCCTGGTCCCGGGCGACGCGCAGGGCCTCACGGCGGCGGTCCCCGAGAAGAAGATGGGCATGAAGGGCTCGCCCACCGCCCAGCTGCACTTCGACGGGGTACGGGTCCCCGACTCGCGCCGCATCGGCGAGGAGGGCCAGGGCTTCACCATCGCCCTGGCCGCCCTGGACGCGGGCCGCCTCGGCATCGCCGCCTGTGCGATCGGCGTGGCCCAGGCCGCCCTGGACGAGGCCCTGGCCTACGCGCTGGACCGCAAGCAGTTCGGACACCCCATCGCGGACTTCCAGGGCCTGCGGTTCATGCTGGCCGACATGGCGACGAAGATCGAGGCGGGCCGCGCGCTGTACCTGGCGGCGGCGCGGCTGCGGGACGCGGGCAAGCCCTTCTCCCGCCAGGCGGCGATGGCCAAGCTCTTCTGCACCGACGCGGCGATGGCCGTCACGACGGACGCGGTCCAGGTCCTGGGCGGCTACGGCTACACGGCGGACTTCCCGGTCGAGCGGCTGATGCGCGAAGCGAAGGTCCTCCAGATCGTGGAGGGCACGAACCAGATCCAGCGCATGGTGATCGCCCGTCACCTGGCGGGCCCGGAATCCCGCTGA
- a CDS encoding GNAT family N-acetyltransferase yields the protein MFSVSWPGHRDTSFAPVLARSLTWIAARGGGRLVGYVNVAWDGGAHAFVLDTTVHPDERRHGLGVRLVRAAAEEARGAGAQWLHVDHEPHLGAFYARCGFRPTAAGLLAL from the coding sequence CTGTTCTCCGTGTCCTGGCCGGGGCACCGGGACACGTCCTTCGCGCCGGTCCTGGCCCGCAGCCTGACCTGGATCGCGGCGCGCGGCGGCGGGCGGCTCGTCGGCTACGTCAACGTGGCCTGGGACGGGGGCGCGCACGCCTTCGTCCTCGACACCACGGTGCACCCGGACGAGCGCCGCCACGGGCTCGGGGTGCGCCTGGTCCGGGCGGCCGCCGAGGAGGCGCGGGGCGCGGGCGCGCAGTGGTTGCACGTGGACCACGAGCCGCACCTCGGCGCGTTCTACGCCCGGTGCGGTTTCCGCCCGACGGCGGCGGGTCTGCTCGCCCTGTGA
- a CDS encoding AraC family transcriptional regulator, translating into MISALNQLVDLVEEHLAEELDVHALAAGLGTTEYHLRRMFSSLAGMPLSEYVRRRRMTVAAADVVRGEADLLGIAVRYGYGSTEAFGRAFRAVHGAGPRDVRRDGGPLRTQPRLRIRLTVEGSIPMDTRLIDRPAFRLVGHAVRIPLVHRGVNPHIQRHITALPPEEHLRLKALGDTEPAGLLQVSDDVDPDGAEGSELTYLHGVALSRETAAPDDLDAIEVPAGTWAVFRTAGPHPQALQTTWAATATEWFPSNPWLLRPGPSIVTILERAEDFSTATCELWLPVEPA; encoded by the coding sequence GTGATCTCGGCACTCAACCAGCTCGTCGATCTCGTCGAGGAACACCTCGCGGAGGAACTCGACGTCCACGCACTGGCCGCAGGGCTCGGCACGACCGAGTACCACCTGCGCCGGATGTTCTCGTCCTTGGCCGGCATGCCGTTGTCGGAGTACGTGCGCCGGCGCCGCATGACCGTGGCCGCCGCCGACGTCGTACGGGGCGAAGCCGATCTGCTGGGCATCGCCGTCCGGTACGGATACGGCTCGACCGAGGCGTTCGGACGCGCGTTCCGCGCGGTCCACGGCGCCGGTCCCCGTGACGTGCGCCGCGACGGAGGCCCCCTGCGCACACAGCCACGGCTCAGGATCCGCCTGACCGTCGAAGGGAGCATCCCCATGGACACCCGCCTCATCGACCGCCCCGCGTTCCGGCTGGTCGGACACGCCGTCCGGATTCCGCTCGTCCACCGGGGCGTCAACCCGCACATCCAGCGGCACATCACCGCGCTGCCGCCGGAGGAGCACCTCCGGCTGAAGGCCCTCGGCGACACCGAACCGGCGGGCCTGCTGCAGGTCTCCGACGACGTCGACCCCGACGGCGCGGAGGGGAGCGAACTGACCTACCTGCACGGGGTCGCCCTGTCCCGGGAGACGGCGGCGCCCGACGACCTGGACGCCATCGAGGTACCGGCCGGCACGTGGGCGGTGTTCCGCACCGCCGGACCCCACCCTCAGGCCCTGCAGACGACCTGGGCCGCGACCGCGACCGAGTGGTTCCCCTCCAACCCGTGGCTGCTGCGGCCCGGCCCCTCGATCGTCACGATCCTCGAACGCGCCGAAGATTTCAGCACCGCCACCTGCGAGCTGTGGCTGCCCGTCGAACCGGCGTGA
- a CDS encoding CocE/NonD family hydrolase yields MRATWKGLPARRHTVGWEPGLAVPAADGSPLITDHYFPRAEGDFPTLLVRSPYGRGLPWSPMYGVLFAEQGFHVVLQSCRGTGGSGGEFDLWRNEAADGRATVSWLREQPWFNGTLGTVGPSYLGYVQWALAEDPPPELKAMVVQVGLHDPHALFHADGALRLENALAVGVGMTYQHRGMAPFLKATLRLQRRLREVTTAQPLRGAHASALGGDVPWLDEVLSHPDAEDAYWDGASLAAVARRLEVPTGLITGWHDVLGDQTLEQYRRLREAGCETSLLVGPWTHTSALQQGWPEVFAESLAWLRAHLCADPSALRPTRVRVHVGGEGGGAGDWRDVEDWPPAAVVGPWFPTAQGHLIRQATAESAPLVSFRYDPADPTPSVGGPLLSRTAGARDNGTLEIRDDVLTFTGPPLTEPLDVLGPVSARLSVSTDTGHADVFTRLCDVDEQGRSINVCDGLGRLRTDGQEPSRITVPMSATAHRFAVGHRVRWQISGGAHPRYARNPGTGESPLDATAFAPVRITLHADSALMLAVLPRGSGAGTTGNG; encoded by the coding sequence ATGAGGGCGACCTGGAAGGGGCTGCCGGCCAGGCGGCACACCGTCGGGTGGGAGCCGGGGCTGGCGGTGCCCGCCGCCGATGGCAGCCCGCTGATCACGGACCACTACTTCCCGCGCGCCGAGGGCGACTTCCCCACCCTCCTGGTCCGCTCTCCGTACGGCAGGGGCCTGCCGTGGTCCCCCATGTACGGCGTGCTCTTCGCCGAGCAGGGCTTCCACGTGGTGCTGCAGAGCTGTCGCGGTACCGGTGGTTCCGGCGGCGAGTTCGACCTGTGGCGCAACGAGGCGGCCGACGGCCGGGCCACCGTGTCCTGGCTGCGCGAGCAGCCCTGGTTCAACGGAACGCTGGGGACCGTCGGCCCCAGCTACCTGGGATACGTGCAGTGGGCCCTCGCCGAGGACCCGCCACCGGAGCTGAAGGCGATGGTGGTGCAGGTGGGGCTGCACGATCCGCACGCCCTGTTCCACGCGGACGGCGCGCTCCGCCTGGAGAACGCCCTCGCCGTCGGCGTCGGCATGACGTACCAGCACCGGGGGATGGCGCCGTTCCTGAAGGCGACCCTGCGTCTGCAGCGGCGCCTGCGCGAGGTCACCACCGCGCAGCCGCTGCGCGGGGCGCACGCGTCCGCCCTCGGGGGCGACGTGCCCTGGCTGGACGAGGTGCTGTCCCACCCGGACGCCGAGGACGCGTACTGGGACGGTGCGTCGTTGGCGGCGGTGGCACGGCGGCTGGAGGTGCCGACCGGTCTGATCACCGGATGGCACGACGTACTGGGCGACCAGACCCTCGAGCAGTACCGCCGGCTCCGTGAGGCCGGGTGCGAGACCTCCTTGCTCGTCGGCCCCTGGACCCATACGTCAGCGCTGCAGCAGGGGTGGCCCGAGGTGTTCGCGGAGAGCCTCGCCTGGCTGCGCGCACACCTGTGCGCCGACCCCTCGGCGCTGCGTCCCACGAGGGTGCGCGTGCACGTCGGCGGCGAAGGCGGCGGCGCGGGCGACTGGCGGGACGTCGAGGACTGGCCGCCGGCCGCGGTCGTCGGTCCGTGGTTTCCCACCGCGCAGGGGCATCTGATCCGGCAGGCCACCGCGGAATCCGCACCCCTGGTCTCGTTCCGCTACGACCCGGCCGACCCCACCCCTTCGGTCGGCGGCCCGCTGCTCTCCCGTACCGCCGGTGCCCGCGACAACGGCACCCTGGAGATCCGGGACGACGTACTGACCTTCACCGGCCCGCCGCTGACCGAGCCCCTGGACGTACTCGGCCCGGTCTCCGCACGGCTGAGCGTCTCCACGGACACCGGCCACGCCGACGTCTTCACCCGCCTGTGCGACGTGGACGAGCAAGGCCGCTCGATCAACGTCTGCGACGGGCTGGGCCGGCTCCGGACTGACGGGCAGGAGCCCTCCCGGATCACCGTGCCGATGAGTGCCACCGCCCACCGCTTCGCCGTCGGGCACCGCGTCCGCTGGCAGATCAGCGGGGGCGCCCATCCGCGCTACGCCCGCAATCCCGGGACCGGGGAGTCGCCGTTGGACGCCACCGCCTTCGCGCCGGTGCGCATCACGCTGCACGCGGACTCGGCGCTGATGCTTGCCGTGCTCCCCCGTGGTTCCGGGGCCGGAACCACGGGGAACGGCTGA
- a CDS encoding pentapeptide repeat-containing protein: MDLPGTCLAGTDLAGTCLPGTDLAGTRLPGTDLAGTDLAGTCLAGTCLPGTCLAGTGLAGARLPGTGLPGTRRPGMDLPGTRLPGACLPGTDLAGTRLPGTGLAGTRLPGTCRPGTGLLGTGRPGARRPETGRPETGRPETGPPATGAWS, translated from the coding sequence ATGGACCTACCGGGGACGTGCCTAGCGGGAACGGACCTAGCGGGGACGTGCCTACCGGGAACGGACCTAGCGGGGACGCGCCTACCGGGAACGGACCTAGCGGGGACGGACCTAGCGGGGACGTGCCTAGCGGGGACGTGCCTACCGGGGACGTGCCTAGCGGGGACGGGCCTAGCGGGGGCGCGCCTACCGGGGACGGGCCTACCGGGGACGCGTCGGCCGGGGATGGACCTACCGGGGACGCGCCTACCGGGGGCGTGCCTACCGGGAACGGACCTAGCGGGGACGCGCCTACCGGGGACGGGCCTAGCGGGGACGCGCCTACCGGGGACGTGTCGGCCGGGGACGGGCCTACTGGGGACGGGTCGGCCGGGGGCACGCCGACCGGAGACAGGCCGACCGGAGACAGGCCGACCGGAGACAGGCCCGCCGGCGACTGGCGCGTGGAGCTGA
- a CDS encoding phosphotransferase family protein, protein MAGPAPRPRTSTREPEELGRRLAAWLDTELPGAKVTNISVPGSNGMSSETLLFDIEHPDAPIHACALRLAADPAAYTVFPTYDMPRQHRVMSLVAAHTDLPVPRVQWLEEDPGPLGAPFFVMARAEGRVPPDVMPYTYEGNWLHAATDAQRAALQEASIALLARLHDQFPPEEARFLLGEGDGSPLRHHVESQRAYYDWVVEGKSRSPLLERAFARLEELWPAGEGGPAVLNWGDARIGNVIFEADGFEPVAVLDWEMAACAPREVDLGWTVYLHRFFQDLTVGFGQPGLPDFLRREDIERRYAELTGHTPRDMEFHTLYAALRHGIVMLRIAYRQAHFGEVEIPADPDSLILHHASLTAMVQGTYW, encoded by the coding sequence ATGGCAGGACCGGCACCGCGCCCCCGTACCTCCACCCGCGAACCCGAGGAGCTGGGCCGGCGCCTCGCCGCCTGGCTCGACACCGAGCTGCCCGGCGCCAAGGTCACCAACATCTCCGTCCCCGGCTCCAACGGCATGTCCAGCGAGACCCTGCTCTTCGACATAGAGCACCCGGATGCCCCGATCCACGCCTGCGCGCTGCGCCTCGCCGCCGACCCGGCCGCCTACACCGTCTTCCCGACGTACGACATGCCCCGCCAGCACCGGGTCATGAGCCTGGTCGCCGCCCACACCGACCTGCCGGTCCCGCGCGTGCAGTGGCTGGAAGAGGACCCCGGCCCGCTCGGAGCCCCGTTTTTCGTGATGGCCCGCGCCGAAGGGCGCGTACCGCCCGACGTGATGCCCTACACCTACGAGGGGAACTGGCTGCACGCCGCGACCGACGCGCAGCGTGCCGCGCTCCAGGAGGCCAGCATCGCGCTGCTTGCCCGGCTGCACGACCAGTTCCCGCCCGAGGAGGCGAGGTTTCTCCTCGGGGAGGGCGACGGCAGCCCGCTGCGCCACCATGTCGAGTCCCAACGCGCCTACTACGACTGGGTGGTTGAAGGGAAATCCCGATCACCGCTCCTCGAGCGGGCGTTCGCCCGCCTGGAAGAGCTGTGGCCGGCCGGCGAGGGCGGCCCGGCCGTCCTCAACTGGGGCGACGCACGCATCGGCAACGTCATCTTCGAGGCTGACGGCTTCGAACCCGTGGCCGTCCTCGACTGGGAGATGGCGGCCTGCGCCCCGCGCGAGGTCGACCTCGGCTGGACCGTCTACCTGCACCGGTTCTTCCAGGACCTGACGGTCGGTTTCGGCCAGCCGGGCCTGCCGGACTTCCTGCGCCGCGAGGACATCGAACGCCGGTACGCCGAACTCACCGGGCACACGCCGCGGGACATGGAGTTCCACACGCTCTACGCCGCCCTGCGGCACGGGATCGTGATGCTGCGCATCGCCTACCGGCAGGCGCACTTCGGAGAGGTGGAGATCCCGGCTGATCCCGACAGCCTGATCCTGCACCATGCCAGCCTCACCGCCATGGTGCAGGGAACGTACTGGTAG
- a CDS encoding Lrp/AsnC family transcriptional regulator yields MEELDRQIVDLLVRDGRMSYTDLGKATGLSTSAVHQRVRRLEQRGVIRGYAAVVDPEAVGLPLTAFISVKPFDPSAPDDIADRLSGVPEIEACHSVAGDENYILKVRVATPLELEDLLSRLRALAHVSTRTTVVLSTPYEARPPRV; encoded by the coding sequence ATGGAGGAGCTGGACCGCCAGATCGTGGATCTGCTCGTACGGGACGGGCGGATGAGCTACACGGACCTGGGCAAGGCCACCGGACTGTCCACGTCGGCGGTCCATCAGCGAGTACGCCGGCTGGAGCAGCGCGGGGTCATCCGCGGTTACGCGGCGGTCGTCGACCCCGAGGCCGTCGGTCTTCCCCTCACGGCCTTCATCTCGGTCAAGCCCTTCGACCCGAGCGCGCCCGACGACATCGCGGACCGGCTGTCCGGGGTTCCCGAGATCGAGGCCTGCCACAGCGTCGCGGGCGACGAGAACTACATCCTCAAGGTCCGCGTGGCCACCCCTCTGGAGCTCGAAGACCTCCTGAGCCGCCTGCGCGCCCTGGCCCACGTCTCCACCCGCACCACGGTGGTCCTCTCCACCCCGTACGAGGCCCGCCCGCCCCGGGTGTAG